The following coding sequences are from one Seonamhaeicola sp. ML3 window:
- a CDS encoding CAL67264 family membrane protein — protein sequence MSMNKNTVLSWATWIMIFVGLGLIALGAFRYDEVAGWGFAAVGIGFFAIAWVFNALKGRV from the coding sequence ATGTCAATGAATAAAAATACGGTGCTTTCTTGGGCTACCTGGATTATGATTTTTGTAGGTTTAGGTCTAATAGCTTTGGGGGCATTTAGATATGATGAAGTCGCAGGCTGGGGGTTCGCCGCAGTGGGGATTGGTTTTTTTGCGATTGCATGGGTGTTCAATGCTCTAAAAGGTAGAGTTTAA
- a CDS encoding pirin-like bicupin family protein, with protein MKKVIHKSETRGFADHGWLKSHHSFSFAGYQNPERMNFGALRVLNDDVVQPKMGFGTHPHQNMEIISIPLKGALSHKDSMGNKRAIEVGEVQVMSAGTGLTHSEFNDSTTDEVNFLQLWIIPEKTGVEPNYEQRKFSEEAKKNRIQTVVAPNDKLEGEALPISQQAYIYRSSLQKGKNLKINLDSETQGAYVFVVNGNIVTVDTELSNRDAMGVYEVDVFNIEAHEDSELVIIKVPMKF; from the coding sequence ATGAAAAAAGTAATTCACAAATCAGAAACAAGAGGTTTTGCAGACCACGGCTGGCTTAAATCTCATCATTCTTTCAGCTTTGCTGGTTATCAAAATCCTGAAAGAATGAACTTTGGAGCACTTAGAGTTCTAAATGATGATGTTGTTCAACCAAAGATGGGCTTTGGAACGCATCCGCATCAAAATATGGAAATCATATCCATTCCTCTAAAGGGTGCATTGTCCCATAAAGACAGTATGGGCAATAAAAGAGCTATTGAGGTGGGGGAAGTTCAAGTTATGAGCGCTGGTACTGGGTTAACACACTCCGAATTTAATGATAGCACAACAGACGAGGTTAATTTTTTGCAACTTTGGATTATTCCTGAGAAAACAGGAGTTGAACCAAATTATGAACAACGAAAGTTTTCTGAGGAAGCTAAAAAAAACAGAATCCAAACAGTTGTAGCACCAAATGATAAATTAGAAGGAGAGGCATTGCCTATAAGTCAACAAGCCTATATTTATAGATCTAGTTTACAGAAAGGAAAAAACCTTAAAATAAATTTAGACTCGGAAACGCAAGGGGCTTATGTTTTTGTTGTAAATGGCAATATAGTTACAGTAGACACAGAACTCTCAAACAGAGATGCCATGGGCGTCTATGAAGTTGATGTTTTCAACATTGAAGCTCATGAAGATTCCGAATTAGTAATAATAAAAGTACCCATGAAATTTTAA
- a CDS encoding pirin family protein produces MEYILNVNKMNLNTIKTVGRSDFVNMGPIVLRQPIPTRTIENIDPFILLHHYGPYEISTESNPFDLGPHPHRGFEPITFLFQGEQLHRDSLGNESIVKAGDVQWTTAGRGIIHSESPSKSFVEKGGTIEGIQLWLNLPANKKMIPANYQYVKYEDFNVVHSEDSKVELRVIAGANNNVYGKIETQTSVNVFILDIEKSGAFTIDIPPKHQALVYLINGSVEVNGTEQLELNKNQLIQFNQDGEGISLKGFENSKLLFLSGEPFREPIATYGPYVMNTQTELLEAMRDYQMGKMGFLPPN; encoded by the coding sequence ATGGAATATATTTTAAATGTAAATAAAATGAACCTAAATACAATAAAAACAGTAGGGCGGAGTGACTTCGTCAATATGGGGCCAATTGTTTTAAGGCAACCCATACCAACAAGAACCATCGAAAATATAGATCCTTTTATTCTATTGCATCATTACGGTCCTTACGAGATTTCTACGGAAAGCAATCCTTTCGATTTAGGTCCGCACCCACATCGGGGATTTGAACCCATTACATTTCTTTTTCAGGGCGAACAACTACACCGAGATTCACTTGGGAACGAGAGTATAGTAAAGGCTGGTGACGTGCAATGGACAACAGCTGGCAGGGGCATTATTCATTCTGAAAGCCCAAGCAAATCATTTGTTGAAAAAGGCGGAACTATTGAGGGTATTCAATTATGGTTAAACCTACCTGCAAATAAAAAAATGATTCCGGCAAACTATCAGTATGTGAAGTATGAAGATTTTAATGTAGTACATTCTGAAGACTCCAAAGTTGAATTAAGAGTTATCGCTGGTGCCAATAACAATGTATATGGGAAAATTGAAACTCAAACTTCAGTAAACGTTTTTATACTGGATATAGAAAAGAGCGGAGCGTTTACTATAGATATTCCACCAAAACATCAGGCTTTGGTTTACCTCATAAACGGTTCTGTGGAAGTTAATGGTACTGAGCAATTGGAATTGAATAAAAATCAATTAATTCAGTTCAATCAGGATGGTGAGGGAATTTCCCTAAAGGGATTTGAAAATAGCAAATTACTCTTCTTATCAGGAGAACCTTTCCGTGAACCAATAGCTACTTACGGACCATATGTTATGAATACACAAACAGAGCTATTAGAAGCTATGAGAGACTATCAAATGGGTAAAATGGGATTTTTACCGCCTAATTAA
- a CDS encoding MarR family winged helix-turn-helix transcriptional regulator, producing MGDISKDINSKFDNNKVKALINIIYTSNWINSHQNEYFKSFGISPQQFNILRILRGAGEPIKVQTIKERMIERAPNATRLMDKLCAKNLINRLPCPGDRRVVHIEITSSGLELLKNIDKDFNEDLLKNLTEDEAAQLSYLLDKIR from the coding sequence ATGGGAGATATTTCAAAAGACATAAACTCTAAATTTGATAATAACAAGGTTAAGGCTTTAATCAATATTATCTACACATCTAATTGGATTAATAGTCACCAAAACGAGTACTTTAAATCATTTGGAATATCGCCACAACAGTTCAATATACTTAGAATTCTTAGGGGTGCAGGTGAACCCATAAAAGTTCAGACGATTAAAGAACGTATGATTGAAAGAGCACCAAATGCGACACGATTAATGGATAAATTATGTGCTAAAAACTTAATCAACAGGTTACCTTGTCCAGGCGATAGAAGAGTTGTTCACATAGAAATAACTTCTAGCGGATTAGAATTATTAAAAAATATAGACAAAGATTTTAATGAGGATTTATTGAAGAACCTAACCGAAGATGAGGCTGCACAATTAAGCTATCTTTTAGATAAAATCCGATAA
- a CDS encoding NADPH-dependent FMN reductase, producing MKQIIAFAGTNSKKSINKELAIYASSLVEDAQVEVLDLNDFELPIYGIDHETEFGIPENAHKFLKAIQEADGIVLSLAEHNGAYATVFKNIFDWMSRIDGKLWGEKPMLLMATSPGGRGGASVLDVAKSRFPFMGGNIVATFSLPFFSDNFSEGKIIDDAFNSTLLDQVELFNKAL from the coding sequence ATGAAACAAATAATAGCATTTGCAGGAACAAATAGTAAAAAATCCATAAACAAAGAATTGGCTATTTATGCATCGAGTCTAGTAGAAGATGCTCAAGTAGAGGTATTAGACCTGAATGATTTTGAATTACCAATTTATGGTATCGATCATGAAACCGAGTTTGGCATTCCAGAAAACGCCCATAAATTTCTAAAAGCAATCCAAGAAGCAGACGGAATAGTTTTGTCTCTAGCTGAACACAATGGTGCTTATGCTACGGTGTTTAAAAATATATTCGATTGGATGTCTAGAATTGATGGCAAACTTTGGGGAGAAAAACCTATGTTGTTGATGGCGACTTCACCCGGTGGTAGAGGAGGAGCTAGTGTTTTAGATGTAGCGAAAAGCCGTTTTCCTTTTATGGGAGGGAACATTGTAGCCACTTTTAGTTTGCCTTTTTTTAGTGATAATTTTTCTGAAGGTAAAATTATAGATGATGCGTTTAATAGCACGCTTTTAGATCAAGTAGAGTTATTTAATAAGGCGCTTTAA
- a CDS encoding acyl-CoA carboxylase subunit beta, which yields MDLNFNKNEDHNKLLVSELNQKLAKVKLGGGKSRIEKLHSKGKMTARERIDYLLDSNTKSIEIGAFAGEDMYQEHGGCPSGGVVVKIGYVKGKQCIVVANDATVKAGAWFPITGKKNLRAQEIAMENKLPIIYLVDSAGVYLPMQDEIFPDKEHFGRIFRNNAKMSSMGITQIAAVMGSCVAGGAYLPIMSDEALIVDKTGSIFLAGSYLVKAAIGESIDNETLGGATTHCEISGVTDYKAKDDKDALDRIKNIVDKIGDLEKAGFNRIEPVKPKEATEEIYGILPKSRADQYDMYEIIKRLVDNSEFDEYKAGYGQTIITAYARIDGWAVGIVANQRQIVKTTGSKTKPTEMQFGGVIYNDSADKATRFIANCNQKKIPLLFLQDVTGFMVGSKSEHSGIIKDGAKMVNAVSNSVVPKFTIVIGNSYGAGNYAMCGKAYDPRLIAAWPSAELAVMSGNSAAKVLLQIEKASLEKQGETFTPEKEEALYKKIKDRYDNQVSPYYAAARIWTDAIIDPLDTRTWVSMGIEAANHAPIEKPFNLGVIQV from the coding sequence ATGGATTTAAACTTCAACAAGAACGAAGATCATAATAAACTTTTAGTATCAGAATTAAACCAAAAACTGGCTAAAGTAAAACTAGGTGGTGGAAAATCTAGAATTGAGAAATTACACTCTAAAGGCAAAATGACAGCCAGAGAACGTATAGATTACCTGCTGGACAGTAATACTAAAAGTATTGAGATTGGGGCTTTTGCTGGTGAAGACATGTATCAGGAGCATGGTGGCTGTCCTTCTGGTGGTGTAGTTGTTAAGATAGGATATGTAAAAGGTAAACAATGTATTGTGGTCGCTAACGATGCCACTGTTAAAGCTGGTGCCTGGTTTCCAATAACCGGAAAAAAGAATCTAAGAGCCCAGGAAATAGCTATGGAAAACAAGCTACCTATAATTTACCTAGTAGATTCAGCTGGTGTTTATTTACCAATGCAGGACGAGATTTTTCCAGACAAAGAACATTTTGGACGTATTTTTAGAAATAACGCCAAAATGAGCAGTATGGGTATTACCCAAATAGCTGCAGTTATGGGAAGCTGTGTAGCTGGTGGCGCCTATTTACCTATAATGAGTGATGAGGCTTTAATTGTTGATAAAACCGGTAGTATATTTTTAGCAGGAAGCTACCTAGTAAAGGCAGCTATTGGTGAAAGTATCGATAACGAAACTTTGGGTGGCGCGACCACTCATTGCGAAATAAGCGGTGTTACCGACTATAAAGCCAAAGATGATAAAGATGCTTTAGACAGGATAAAAAATATTGTCGATAAAATTGGGGATTTAGAAAAGGCTGGGTTTAACAGAATTGAACCTGTTAAACCAAAAGAAGCTACTGAGGAAATATACGGTATACTCCCAAAATCCAGAGCCGATCAATATGACATGTACGAAATCATTAAACGATTGGTAGATAATTCTGAATTTGATGAGTACAAAGCAGGATATGGACAAACCATAATAACAGCTTACGCAAGAATTGATGGCTGGGCTGTTGGTATTGTGGCTAACCAAAGACAAATTGTAAAAACTACTGGTTCTAAAACCAAACCTACCGAAATGCAATTTGGTGGTGTAATTTATAACGACTCTGCAGATAAGGCTACCCGATTTATTGCTAATTGCAACCAAAAGAAAATCCCCCTACTCTTTCTACAAGATGTAACTGGTTTTATGGTAGGTAGTAAAAGTGAGCACAGCGGTATTATAAAAGACGGTGCTAAAATGGTTAACGCCGTTAGCAATTCTGTGGTTCCTAAATTTACAATTGTTATTGGCAATAGTTATGGTGCCGGCAATTATGCTATGTGCGGAAAAGCCTATGACCCTAGATTAATAGCGGCATGGCCAAGTGCTGAACTAGCGGTTATGAGTGGGAATTCGGCTGCTAAAGTTTTACTTCAAATTGAAAAAGCATCTTTAGAAAAACAAGGCGAAACATTTACTCCAGAAAAAGAAGAAGCACTTTACAAAAAGATAAAAGACCGCTATGACAATCAGGTGTCCCCATATTATGCTGCGGCTCGCATTTGGACCGATGCTATTATTGATCCATTAGATACCAGAACTTGGGTAAGTATGGGGATAGAAGCTGCGAATCATGCTCCTATAGAAAAACCTTTCAATTTAGGTGTGATTCAGGTTTAA
- a CDS encoding DoxX family protein — translation MGTIKVLNKWANRHTYLPLDLIRVALGIFLFIKGVDFMANSEMLAQLLKPFQNMAGSMMIIHYVAPAHFIGGILIATGLLTRWAIVAQLPILIGAVVLNFVGDMNTPNLITAICTLLVCGFFLIYGSGKHSLDYYFGMQK, via the coding sequence ATGGGAACAATAAAAGTATTAAACAAATGGGCCAATAGACATACCTATTTACCCTTAGATCTTATACGCGTTGCATTGGGTATATTCCTTTTTATTAAAGGCGTAGACTTCATGGCCAACAGCGAGATGTTAGCTCAATTGCTTAAACCTTTTCAAAATATGGCAGGAAGCATGATGATAATTCATTACGTGGCTCCAGCTCATTTTATTGGAGGTATATTAATAGCAACTGGCTTATTAACAAGATGGGCGATAGTAGCTCAATTACCTATACTTATTGGCGCTGTAGTTCTTAATTTTGTTGGAGATATGAACACTCCTAACCTTATTACTGCTATTTGCACCTTATTAGTTTGTGGATTCTTTTTAATTTATGGTTCTGGAAAACATTCTTTGGACTACTATTTCGGTATGCAGAAATAA
- a CDS encoding lipocalin family protein yields the protein MKIFKFLSITLVLVLTSCNIESVDGESSSSSASIVGSWRMVEYVYTGETVTTGGGETLTSDFIGEGVDMDYTIVFSEEPNNLTASGSLSIKLTSTVLGQTSTQTIPTGSVLADGTWEQKGDEIITFANGQEGRMKIESLTETELVLTINQEEDLSQAGFTIISTIDAIITLERI from the coding sequence ATGAAAATATTCAAATTTCTGAGCATTACCCTTGTGTTGGTATTAACATCTTGTAATATAGAGTCTGTAGATGGAGAGTCCAGTTCCTCATCCGCAAGTATTGTAGGCTCTTGGAGGATGGTTGAGTATGTATATACTGGGGAAACTGTTACAACAGGTGGTGGAGAAACCTTAACCTCAGATTTTATTGGTGAAGGCGTTGATATGGATTATACTATTGTTTTCTCTGAAGAACCAAATAACTTAACAGCTTCCGGTTCTTTATCCATTAAATTAACTTCTACAGTTTTGGGGCAAACCTCTACTCAAACAATCCCTACCGGTAGTGTATTGGCTGATGGTACTTGGGAGCAAAAAGGCGACGAGATTATAACGTTTGCTAATGGTCAGGAAGGGCGTATGAAAATAGAGAGTTTAACCGAAACGGAATTGGTTTTAACGATTAATCAGGAAGAGGATTTATCTCAAGCAGGTTTTACTATTATCTCCACAATCGATGCTATCATTACTTTGGAAAGAATTTAG
- a CDS encoding T9SS type A sorting domain-containing protein, with protein MKNLLQLTLVLCLINYLNTSAQDNKTMFVFGHSLIVHATPSDETTVPHWLHLLSQEAGHNISVSGQYGFLPQHANLPPISQWGFSEVPSAWDSDTQDFSEGNFNTFLLTAANFAQYQPSNVNYYGNPTTSPLSATLDIVDWIDNQEENAITYIYENWPDMAGFIAGESFPPSETEFENYNNYTVGGFHDWWIDYHDFVQAARPSENVRMIPVGPILSKLFTDTSLSQIPILELYEDNAPHGEPTLYFLASLVTYMAIYEEKAPATFAIPNTVNGLVQSNFQSTIDFIWNELLAFNFNNGQNRVFANPILSTGTVENSNRIVVYPNPVGNNLNIKSAMNLDLEEIKIFDLSGRLVMSKVSRGTMRFDISDLSLGMYLLKGISSSGQQVFKTKFNKL; from the coding sequence ATGAAAAACCTACTACAATTAACCTTAGTATTATGCCTTATTAATTATCTAAACACTTCGGCACAAGACAATAAAACTATGTTTGTTTTTGGCCATAGCCTTATTGTGCACGCCACCCCATCAGATGAAACCACAGTACCGCACTGGTTGCATCTACTGTCTCAGGAAGCTGGACATAACATTTCGGTTTCTGGGCAATACGGGTTTTTACCTCAGCATGCTAACTTACCACCAATTTCCCAGTGGGGCTTTAGTGAAGTACCATCAGCCTGGGATTCCGATACTCAAGATTTTTCAGAAGGTAACTTTAATACCTTTTTGTTAACAGCTGCAAATTTTGCACAATATCAACCTTCTAATGTAAACTATTATGGAAACCCAACAACTTCTCCTTTATCTGCAACCCTAGATATTGTAGACTGGATTGACAATCAAGAAGAAAACGCTATAACTTATATTTATGAAAACTGGCCAGATATGGCTGGTTTTATTGCAGGAGAAAGTTTTCCCCCATCTGAAACTGAGTTCGAAAATTATAATAATTACACCGTTGGGGGTTTTCATGACTGGTGGATAGATTACCATGATTTTGTTCAAGCAGCACGACCAAGTGAAAATGTTAGAATGATTCCCGTAGGTCCAATTTTAAGTAAATTATTTACAGACACGTCTTTAAGCCAAATACCTATTTTAGAATTGTATGAAGATAACGCTCCACATGGCGAACCTACACTTTATTTCTTGGCCAGCTTAGTAACTTATATGGCAATTTATGAAGAAAAAGCTCCAGCTACCTTTGCGATACCTAATACAGTAAACGGATTAGTTCAAAGTAATTTTCAAAGTACAATAGATTTTATCTGGAACGAATTACTCGCTTTTAACTTTAATAACGGACAAAATAGGGTTTTTGCAAACCCCATTTTATCTACAGGTACGGTTGAAAACAGCAATAGAATTGTCGTGTATCCAAACCCAGTAGGTAATAATCTGAATATTAAGAGTGCTATGAATTTAGATTTAGAAGAAATAAAAATTTTTGATTTAAGTGGTAGACTTGTTATGTCTAAGGTATCCAGAGGGACTATGCGCTTTGATATATCAGATTTGTCTCTTGGGATGTATCTTTTAAAAGGCATTAGCAGCTCGGGACAACAAGTTTTTAAAACCAAGTTTAACAAACTTTGA
- the dnaK gene encoding molecular chaperone DnaK: protein MSKIIGIDLGTTNSCVSVMEGNDPVVIPNAEGKRTTPSVIAFVEGGEIKVGDPAKRQAVTNPTKTVYSIKRFMGNKYSESKNEAERVPYKVVKGDNDTPRVDIDGRLYTPQELSAMILQKMKKTAEDYLGQDVSRAVITVPAYFNDSQRQATKEAGEIAGLKVERIINEPTAAALAYGLDKKGTDQKIVVFDFGGGTHDVSILELGDGVFEVLSTDGDTHLGGDDVDEKIINWLAEEFKAEESMDLRQDPMSLQRLKEAAEKAKIELSSSAQTEINLPYITATASGPKHLVRTLTRSKFEQLIDDLVKRTIEPCASALKAAGLSKSDIDEVILVGGSTRIPAVQEAVEKFFGKAPSKGVNPDEVVSLGAGIQGGVLTGDVKDVLLLDVTPLSLGIETMGNVFTKLIEANTTIPTKKSQVFSTAADNQPSVEIHVLQGERPMAADNKTIGRFHLDGIPPARRGTPQIEVTFDIDANGIIKVSAEDKATGKKQDIRIEASSGLTEEEIQKMKADAEANAEADAKAAEEAKKLNEADSMIFQTEKQLEEFGDKLSDDKKQPIQDALEELKKAYETKDVAVIDPALEKMNEAWKVASEEMYKAQAEAQQAGGAQPGPDAAAGDANEGSDVEDVDFEEVK, encoded by the coding sequence ATGAGTAAGATTATTGGAATCGATTTAGGAACAACCAACTCTTGCGTTTCGGTAATGGAAGGGAACGATCCTGTTGTAATCCCAAATGCAGAAGGTAAGCGTACTACGCCATCTGTAATTGCATTTGTTGAGGGTGGAGAAATTAAAGTTGGTGATCCTGCAAAAAGACAAGCGGTAACAAACCCAACTAAAACGGTTTATTCTATTAAGCGTTTTATGGGTAATAAATATTCTGAGTCTAAAAACGAAGCAGAACGTGTACCATATAAAGTTGTAAAAGGTGATAATGACACGCCTAGAGTTGACATTGACGGACGTTTATACACACCACAAGAATTATCGGCTATGATTCTTCAAAAAATGAAGAAAACGGCTGAGGATTACTTGGGACAAGATGTAAGTAGAGCTGTAATTACGGTACCTGCTTACTTTAACGATTCTCAACGTCAAGCTACTAAAGAAGCTGGTGAGATTGCTGGTTTAAAAGTAGAGCGTATTATTAACGAGCCTACTGCTGCTGCATTAGCTTACGGATTAGATAAAAAAGGAACAGACCAAAAAATAGTTGTATTTGACTTTGGTGGTGGCACACATGACGTTTCCATCCTAGAATTAGGTGATGGCGTATTTGAAGTATTATCTACTGATGGTGATACACACTTAGGAGGTGATGATGTTGATGAAAAAATCATTAACTGGTTAGCTGAAGAGTTTAAGGCTGAAGAGTCTATGGACTTAAGACAGGACCCAATGTCACTTCAACGTTTAAAAGAAGCAGCTGAAAAAGCTAAGATTGAGTTATCATCTTCTGCACAGACAGAGATTAACTTGCCTTATATTACAGCTACTGCTAGCGGACCAAAACACTTGGTACGTACATTAACACGTTCTAAATTTGAGCAATTAATCGACGATTTAGTAAAACGTACTATCGAGCCATGTGCTTCTGCATTAAAAGCTGCTGGATTAAGTAAAAGTGATATTGATGAAGTGATTTTAGTAGGTGGTTCTACACGTATACCTGCTGTACAGGAAGCTGTTGAGAAATTCTTCGGAAAGGCACCAAGTAAAGGTGTAAATCCAGATGAAGTTGTTTCTTTAGGAGCTGGTATCCAAGGTGGTGTATTAACTGGAGATGTTAAAGATGTATTGTTACTTGACGTAACGCCATTATCTTTAGGTATTGAAACTATGGGTAATGTATTTACTAAGTTAATCGAGGCGAATACTACCATTCCTACTAAGAAATCGCAGGTTTTCTCTACAGCTGCAGATAATCAGCCTTCTGTTGAAATTCACGTGTTACAAGGTGAAAGACCAATGGCTGCCGATAACAAAACGATTGGACGTTTCCATTTGGATGGTATTCCACCAGCAAGACGTGGTACACCTCAGATTGAAGTAACATTTGATATTGATGCCAACGGTATCATTAAAGTATCTGCTGAAGATAAAGCGACAGGTAAGAAACAAGATATTAGAATTGAAGCGTCTTCTGGATTAACTGAAGAAGAAATCCAAAAGATGAAAGCTGATGCCGAAGCAAATGCTGAAGCAGATGCTAAAGCTGCAGAAGAAGCCAAGAAATTAAACGAAGCTGATTCTATGATTTTCCAAACGGAGAAGCAATTAGAGGAATTTGGTGATAAATTATCCGATGATAAAAAACAACCAATCCAAGATGCTTTAGAGGAATTGAAAAAAGCTTACGAAACTAAAGATGTCGCTGTGATAGACCCAGCTTTAGAGAAAATGAACGAAGCTTGGAAAGTAGCTAGCGAAGAAATGTACAAAGCTCAGGCTGAAGCACAACAAGCAGGTGGTGCACAACCAGGACCTGATGCTGCTGCAGGAGATGCTAATGAAGGAAGCGACGTTGAAGACGTAGACTTCGAAGAAGTGAAATAA
- the panB gene encoding 3-methyl-2-oxobutanoate hydroxymethyltransferase — MSTAKKEYKRVTVKSLVDMKASNEKISMLTAYDYTMAKIVDGAGVDVILVGDSASNVMAGHETTLPITLDQMIYHASSVIRAIDRALVVVDLPFGSYQSDPKEALRSAIRIMKESGAHSVKLEGGKEVKESIKRILNAGIPVMGHLGLTPQSIYKFGTYTVRAKEEEEADQLIKDAKMLERTGCFAIVLEKIPANLAKKVAESVSIPIIGIGAGPHVDGQVLVVHDMLGMTHEFNPRFLRRYLNLYEDMTNAMEQYVSDVKSLDFPNESEQY; from the coding sequence ATGTCTACAGCAAAAAAAGAGTATAAGCGTGTAACGGTTAAATCGTTAGTGGATATGAAAGCCTCTAATGAAAAAATATCCATGCTTACCGCCTATGACTATACTATGGCAAAAATTGTTGATGGTGCTGGAGTTGATGTTATTCTAGTTGGAGACTCTGCTAGTAATGTTATGGCTGGTCATGAGACTACATTACCTATTACCTTGGATCAAATGATCTATCACGCCTCCTCTGTAATTAGAGCTATAGACCGCGCCTTGGTGGTTGTAGATTTACCCTTTGGAAGTTACCAAAGTGACCCAAAAGAGGCCTTACGATCTGCCATTAGAATCATGAAAGAAAGTGGTGCGCATTCTGTAAAACTTGAAGGTGGAAAAGAAGTAAAGGAGTCTATAAAACGAATTTTAAATGCTGGTATTCCCGTAATGGGCCATTTGGGATTAACACCACAATCCATATATAAATTCGGGACATACACTGTTAGGGCAAAGGAAGAAGAAGAAGCTGATCAACTTATAAAAGATGCCAAAATGTTAGAACGTACAGGTTGTTTTGCAATTGTACTTGAAAAAATACCTGCCAATCTTGCTAAGAAAGTAGCAGAAAGTGTTAGCATACCAATTATTGGAATTGGTGCTGGGCCACATGTAGATGGACAAGTTTTGGTTGTTCATGATATGCTTGGGATGACTCACGAATTCAACCCGCGTTTCTTACGCAGATATTTGAATTTATATGAGGACATGACCAACGCTATGGAACAATATGTTTCTGATGTAAAAAGCTTGGATTTCCCTAATGAATCTGAGCAATATTAA
- a CDS encoding RluA family pseudouridine synthase has product MASKTLSNKNNLIVLYEDNHVIIVNKRAGDIVQGDKTGDKPLSDVVKEYIKEKYNKPGNVFLGTVHRLDRPTTGIIIFARTSKALPRLNKLFSEKKAQKTYWAVVNNKPPKSEDTLIHWLKKNPKNNKSYAHTKEVRDSKKAVLHYRVLKTLDNYVLLEINLETGRHHQIRSQLSSIGCIIKGDLKYGANRSNKDASIHLHARQIQFTHPVSKEDLNIIAPLPDDPVWNACLV; this is encoded by the coding sequence ATGGCATCAAAGACTCTTTCCAATAAAAACAACCTTATTGTTCTTTATGAGGACAATCATGTCATAATCGTTAATAAACGTGCTGGAGACATTGTACAAGGCGATAAAACCGGGGATAAACCGTTAAGTGATGTTGTTAAAGAATACATCAAAGAGAAATACAATAAACCCGGCAATGTATTTCTTGGTACGGTACACAGATTAGATAGACCTACTACGGGTATTATCATTTTTGCCCGAACAAGCAAAGCCTTACCAAGACTTAACAAACTCTTTTCGGAAAAAAAGGCACAAAAAACCTATTGGGCAGTTGTAAACAATAAACCCCCTAAGAGTGAAGATACCTTAATTCATTGGCTTAAGAAAAACCCCAAGAACAATAAATCGTATGCACACACAAAAGAAGTTCGCGATAGTAAAAAAGCCGTTCTGCATTATAGAGTTTTAAAGACTCTGGATAATTATGTCTTACTGGAAATAAATTTGGAAACAGGGAGACATCATCAAATCCGCTCACAACTTTCAAGCATAGGCTGTATTATTAAAGGTGATTTAAAATACGGTGCTAACCGAAGTAACAAAGATGCCAGTATTCATCTGCATGCAAGACAAATTCAATTTACACATCCCGTTTCTAAAGAAGATTTAAATATCATTGCACCGTTACCAGACGACCCCGTATGGAATGCTTGTTTGGTGTAA